The Aequorivita sublithincola DSM 14238 genome window below encodes:
- a CDS encoding reprolysin-like metallopeptidase, producing MKKSTFKHMLVLSLMLFGLGITAQNNALWTKASANETQNRQKAERNAMPQEYNLFELNTSAFKKILSQAPARNSGSSNTIISLPTNNGVLQNFRVYEASIMEQALQAKHTDIRSYVAQGIEDPTSVARFSVSPIGVNVMISSPKFSTIYVDPFTKDKNYYISYNINTVPAYSENFVCHTEDHEIIDQPLETRNANDGTLRTFRLALACTGEYAQRHLTLQGVPPSASDAVKKAAVLSAMNVSMTRVNGIYEREVAVTMVIIANNEDIIFLNSATDPYTNNNGQVMLGQNQVTVDGVIGVANYDIGHVFSTGGGGIARLRSPCVNGNKAQGVTGLPTPIGDNFDVDFVAHEMGHQYGANHTFNNACGGNRNGSTAFETGSGTTIMGYAGVCPPNVQPHSDDYFQAISIQEIWTNIKNGQGQCGAQTPTNNLPPTADAGPDYRIPKGTPFILKGIATDPDSGNALSHCWEQMDSQPSTQPPVNTSTVGPTFRSIDPLPDPERYMPALTTVLAGNTQTTWEVVPKVGRSMKFRYTVRDNAAAGGSTASDNMNVTVDGVAGPFVVSSQNTATTWNTTTTETVTWDVAGTDIAPISSTNVDIMFSTDGGQTYPLTIATVPNNGSAVINVPNLNTTTGRLMVKSSNNIFYDLNDGVITVTGVVGVEEFTFENFAVYPNPSNGTFNLTFTPANNDNVEVSLYDLRGRAISQSTFDDVSASNTFTKQLDYNYVETGMYFLVVRNGNKVTTKKVIKN from the coding sequence ATGAAAAAAAGTACCTTTAAACACATGCTGGTATTATCCCTGATGCTTTTCGGCCTTGGTATAACCGCCCAGAACAATGCGTTATGGACGAAGGCTTCGGCCAATGAAACGCAAAATCGACAAAAAGCCGAAAGAAATGCAATGCCACAGGAATACAACCTATTTGAGCTAAACACTTCTGCTTTTAAAAAAATATTGTCTCAAGCTCCGGCAAGAAATTCTGGGTCAAGCAATACAATTATATCGTTGCCTACCAATAATGGGGTGTTGCAAAATTTCCGAGTTTATGAGGCTTCCATTATGGAACAGGCTTTACAAGCAAAGCATACAGATATTAGATCTTATGTAGCGCAAGGAATTGAAGATCCTACTTCTGTTGCAAGATTTAGCGTATCTCCAATCGGTGTAAATGTGATGATTTCTTCTCCAAAGTTTTCAACTATATATGTTGATCCTTTTACTAAGGACAAGAATTATTATATTTCATACAACATTAATACAGTTCCTGCTTATAGCGAGAATTTTGTATGTCATACCGAAGATCATGAAATTATTGACCAGCCGTTAGAAACTAGAAATGCGAATGATGGAACGCTAAGAACTTTTAGACTTGCCTTGGCTTGTACTGGAGAATATGCACAACGTCACTTAACATTACAAGGTGTTCCACCTTCTGCAAGTGATGCAGTAAAAAAGGCTGCAGTACTTTCTGCAATGAATGTTTCTATGACTCGCGTAAATGGAATTTATGAAAGAGAGGTTGCCGTTACTATGGTTATAATAGCAAATAATGAAGATATTATTTTCCTAAATTCTGCGACAGATCCTTATACAAATAATAACGGGCAAGTAATGCTTGGGCAAAACCAAGTTACCGTAGACGGTGTTATTGGAGTTGCAAATTATGACATAGGCCACGTATTTAGTACAGGTGGTGGTGGTATTGCACGACTTCGTTCTCCTTGCGTTAATGGTAACAAAGCTCAAGGTGTAACTGGACTACCTACTCCAATTGGAGATAATTTTGATGTGGATTTTGTTGCTCACGAAATGGGTCACCAATATGGAGCTAACCACACATTCAACAACGCTTGCGGTGGTAACAGAAACGGATCTACTGCATTTGAAACAGGTAGTGGTACAACTATTATGGGGTATGCAGGAGTTTGTCCTCCTAACGTTCAACCACATAGTGATGACTACTTTCAAGCAATAAGCATTCAGGAAATATGGACAAATATTAAAAACGGCCAAGGTCAATGTGGTGCTCAAACTCCTACCAACAACTTGCCTCCAACGGCTGATGCTGGACCTGACTACAGAATTCCAAAAGGAACTCCATTTATCTTAAAAGGAATAGCTACTGATCCTGATAGTGGTAATGCACTTTCACACTGCTGGGAACAAATGGATAGTCAACCATCTACCCAACCACCGGTAAATACTTCAACAGTGGGACCTACTTTTAGATCTATTGATCCATTACCAGATCCAGAGCGTTATATGCCTGCTTTAACCACTGTATTAGCTGGAAATACTCAAACTACTTGGGAAGTTGTTCCAAAGGTAGGAAGAAGCATGAAATTTAGATATACCGTTCGAGATAATGCTGCTGCGGGTGGCTCAACGGCAAGTGATAATATGAATGTAACTGTTGATGGAGTAGCAGGACCATTTGTTGTATCTTCTCAAAATACAGCTACAACTTGGAACACAACAACTACTGAAACCGTTACTTGGGATGTTGCTGGAACTGATATAGCTCCAATTAGCAGCACGAATGTGGATATTATGTTCTCTACAGATGGTGGACAAACATACCCGCTAACAATTGCAACTGTACCAAACAACGGAAGTGCTGTAATTAACGTACCAAACCTTAACACTACCACTGGTAGATTAATGGTTAAATCATCAAATAATATATTTTATGACCTTAATGATGGCGTTATTACTGTAACAGGAGTTGTAGGAGTTGAAGAGTTTACTTTTGAAAACTTTGCGGTTTATCCAAACCCATCAAACGGAACTTTCAACCTAACTTTCACACCAGCTAATAATGACAATGTTGAAGTTTCTCTGTATGATTTGAGAGGAAGAGCCATCAGCCAATCTACTTTTGATGATGTTTCAGCTTCAAACACATTCACGAAACAATTGGATTACAACTATGTTGAAACTGGAATGTATTTCCTAGTTGTGAGAAATGGAAACAAAGTAACTACTAAGAAGGTTATTAAGAATTAA
- a CDS encoding four helix bundle protein — protein MTFDIIEKFPKHEIFRLTSQMSRCSVSLPSNISEGSARTNKAFSNYLDISLGSSFELGIQLLVARHKEYINAETLETKISEWQKMTMGFQNGLRD, from the coding sequence ATAACTTTTGATATTATAGAAAAATTTCCAAAGCATGAAATATTTAGACTTACGTCGCAAATGAGTCGTTGTTCTGTTTCTTTGCCAAGTAATATTTCAGAAGGTTCTGCCAGGACTAATAAGGCTTTCAGCAATTATTTGGATATTTCTTTGGGCTCTTCTTTTGAATTGGGCATACAACTCTTAGTTGCGCGTCATAAAGAATATATTAATGCCGAAACATTGGAAACAAAAATTTCAGAGTGGCAAAAAATGACGATGGGTTTTCAAAATGGGTTGAGAGATTAA
- a CDS encoding YqaE/Pmp3 family membrane protein, with translation MSIWRVLLAILFPPLAVIGKGCGSVLIVLILTICGWIPGVIAALIILNNPKR, from the coding sequence ATGAGTATCTGGAGAGTTCTATTGGCTATTCTTTTTCCGCCGCTTGCCGTAATTGGTAAGGGTTGTGGTTCTGTACTAATTGTTTTAATACTCACTATTTGTGGATGGATTCCTGGCGTGATTGCTGCGCTTATTATTTTGAACAACCCTAAAAGATAA